In the genome of Amia ocellicauda isolate fAmiCal2 chromosome 3, fAmiCal2.hap1, whole genome shotgun sequence, one region contains:
- the LOC136746647 gene encoding cysteine and histidine-rich domain-containing protein 1, which yields MSLLCYNKGCGQRFDPDKNPEGSCTYHPGVPVFHDALKGWSCCKKRTTDFSDFLSIAGCTKGPHNNEKPPEPVKPDVKTSGEKKDFGEDLKPKFNEYVIQAPKPVESIKRPSPDEPFVRLQQKVSVSLKQSLEKLKLMDVNGPKETEVEGDEVKIGTSCKNGGCSKTFTGPESNEETCLYHPGVPIFHEGLKYWSCCKRRTSDFNTFLSQEGCTKGNHLWRKKDTGKKIVPCRFDWHQTGSQVIISIYAKNSIPEQSYAEGNSTLLNIHIIFEGEKEFDQKICLWGVIDMTKSNMNMTATKIEIALKKAEPMSWARLDLPPVKIMPKEREPENGVAED from the exons ATGTCTTTGCTGTGTTACAATAAGGGTTGCGGGCAACGCTTTGACCCAGACAAGAATCCCGAAG GTTCCTGTACTTACCATCCCGGAGTACCGGTTTTCCATGATGCGCTGAAG GGGTGGTCTTGCTGTAAAAAACGGACAACAgacttttcagattttttaagCATTGCA GGTTGCACAAAGGGACCGCATAACAACGAGAAGCCTCCAGAGCCAGTGAAACCAGATGTGAAGACATCTGGAGAGAAAAAAGACTTCGGAGAGGACCTGAAACCAAAATTCAATGAATATGTGATCCAAGCCCCTAAGCCTGTGGAGTCAATCAAGAGACCAAG TCCTGATGAGCCTTTTGTACGACTGCAACAGAAAGTGTCCGTTTCACTGAAACAGTCTTTGGAAAAATTAAAACTAATGGATGTCAATGGACCAAAAGAGACCG AGGTCGAAGGGGATGAAGTGAAAATTGGAACATCGTGTAAAAATGGAGGATGTTCAAAG ACATTCACTGGGCCAGAAAGCAATGAAGAGACCTGTCTGTACCACCCTGGTGTTCCTATTTTTCATGAAGG GTTGAAGTACTGGAGCTGCTGCAAGCGGAGAACCTCTGATTTTAACACCTTTTTATCTCAAGAGGGATGTACAAAAGGAAACCATTTGTGGAGAAAAAAGGATACC GGGAAGAAAATTGTGCCCTGTCGATTTGACTGGCATCAGACAGGAAGTCAAGTGATCATTTCAATCTATGCCAAAAACTCCATCCCGGAGCAGAGCTATGCGGAAGGAAATAGCACTCTG CTAAACATCCACATCATATTTGAAGGTGAAAAGGAATTTGATCAGAAGATTTGCTTGTGGGGA GTCATTGATATGACCAAAAGCAATATGAATATGACTGCTACCAAGATTGAAATCGCCCTGAAGAAGGCGGAGCCGATGTCGTGGGCCCGGCTGGACCTGCCCCCTGTGAAGATCATGCCAAAGGAGAGAGAGCCAGAGAACGGCGTGGCTGAGGATTAA
- the naalad2 gene encoding N-acetylated-alpha-linked acidic dipeptidase 2, translating into MGSQNNFFKWCCLLVAVTVFFLFGFLIGRFAQPTAHKTHSQQSYLKGLLNEMKAENIRQYLRKFTLLPHLAGTEQNLRLAKHIRDEWLQFGLDSVEIVPYDVLLSYPNESNPNYISIIDNLGKEIFNTSLSEPIPDGYGNIPNIVPPYNAFSPKGQPEGDLVYVNYARTEDFFQLEQQMGINCSGKIVIARYGKIFRGNKVKNAILAGATGIILFSDPADYCAPGVDVYPHGWNLPGGGVQRGNVLNLNGAGDPLTPGYPAKEYTYRSNIDDGVGLPKIPVHPIGYNDAVHLLRNMAGNVPPNNWKGALNVSYKTGPGFAGEFATQKVKMNIHTNNKVTRIYNVIGKLLGAIEPDRYVILGGHRDSWVFGGIDPTTGAAVVHEIVRSAGKLVKEGWGPRRTMIFASWDAEEFGLLGSTEWAEDNAKLLQQRGVAYINADSAIEGNYTLRVDCTPSLHTLVYGLTKEISSPDEEFQGQSLYESWHKKDNWTEDRDAPRISKLGSGSDFEAYFIRLGIASGRARYTKNRKTAKYSNYPVYHSVYETFELVEKFYDPSFKRLLAVAQVRAGLIFQLADALVLPLDCNEYAGALRKYANSIFNLASQHQSDLVKYGVSFDSLFSAVENFTTAAKDFHDRLQHLDTTNPLKVRMANDQMMYLERSFVDPLGLPGRPFYRHIIFAPSSHNKYAGESFPGIYDAMFDIQNAQDVPKAWEEVKRQISIAAFTVHAAAMTLNSPA; encoded by the exons ATGGGGAGTCAGAACAACTTTTTCAAATGGTGTTGCTTGTTAGTAGctgttactgttttttttctttttggatttttaatag GAAGGTTTGCCCAGCCCACAGCCCACAAAACACATTCCCAACAAAGCTACCTAAAAGGATTGCTCAATGAAATGAAAGCCGAGAACATCAGGCAGTACCTCAG GAAGTTCACTCTGCTTCCTCACCTGGCCGGCACAGAGCAGAACCTGCGCCTGGCCAAGCACATCAGGGATGAGTGGCTGCAGTTTGGACTGGATTCGGTGGAAATTGTCCCTTACGATGTTTTGCTGTCCTATCCTAATGAAAGCAACCCAAACTACATCTCTATCATTGATAATCTAGGAAAAGAG ATTTTCAATACCTCCTTATCTGAGCCCATCCCTGATGGATATGGGAACATCCCCAATATTGTGCCCCCCTACAATGCCTTCTCTCCCAAAGGTCAGCCGGAG GGCGACCTGGTGTATGTGAACTATGCACGGACAGAGGACTTTTTTCAGCTGGAGCAACAGATGGGGATAAACTGTTCTGGGAAAATTGTCATCGCAAGATACGGGAAAATCTTCAGGGGCAACAAG GTGAAGAATGCGATCCTGGCTGGTGCAACGGGTATCATCCTATTCTCGGACCCAGCTGACTACTGTGCTCCGGGGGTGGATGTTTACCCCCATGGCTGGAATCTCCCAGGAGGTGGAGTCCAGCGAGGGAATGTATTGAACCTCAATGGGGCAGGAGACCCACTAACGCCAGGCTATCCTGCGAAAG aATATACCTATAGATCCAATATAGATGACGGGGTTGGTCTTCCTAAAATCCCTGTGCATCCCATTGGTTATAACGATGCCGTCCATTTACTCAG AAATATGGCTGGGAATGTTCCTCCGAACAACTGGAAGGGGGCTCTCAATGTTTCATACAAAACTGGTCCAGGTTTTGCTGGAGAGTTTGCCACACA AAAAGTCAAAAtgaacatccacacaaacaacAAGGTCACCAGAATATACAATGTCATTGGCAAACTTCTTGGAGCTATTGAGCCCG ACAGATATGTGATTCTGGGAGGACACCGCGACTCTTGGGTTTTCGGAGGGATCGATCCCACCACAGGTGCGGCGGTCGTTCACGAGATTGTAAGAAGCGCAGGGAAGCTTGTGAAGGAAG GGTGGGGGCCCAGACGGACGATGATTTTTGCTAGTTGGGATGCTGAAGAATTTGGCTTGTTGGGGTCTACAGAGTGGGCTGAG GACAATGCTAAACTGTTGCAACAAAGAGGTGTAGCTTACATTAACGCTGATTCTGCTATAGAAG GTAATTACACACTGAGGGTTGactgcaccccttcactgcacACTCTGGTGTATGGCCTGACCAAAGAG ATTTCCAGTCCTGATGAGGAATTTCAAGGCCAGTCTCTCTATGAAAGCTGGCACAAGAAAGATAACTGGACAGAGGATCGAGATGCACCCAG AATCAGTAAGCTTGGTTCTGGCAGTGACTTTGAAGCGTATTTCATACGGCTTGGAATTGCTTCTGGGAGAGCAAGATACACTAAAAATAGG AAAACAGCGAAGTACAGCAATTACCCTGTGTATCACAGCGTCTACGAGACGTTCGAACTGGTGGAAAAGTTTTACGATCCGTCCTTTAAAAGGCTGTTGGCTGTGGCACAGGTCCGCGCCGGGCTCATCTTCCAGCTGGCCGATGCCCTGGTGCTCCCGTTAGATTGCAACGAGTATGCAGGCGCCTTGAGGAAATACGCAAACAGCATCTTCAACCTGGCCTCACAACACCAGTCTGATCTGGTCAAGTATGGAGTCTCATTCG ACTCTCTGTTTTCTGCAGTTGAGAACTTCACAACAGCTGCCAAAGATTTCCACGACCGTCTACAGCATTTAGACACGACCAA CCCATTGAAGGTCCGAATGGCGAATGATCAGATGATGTATTTAGAACGATCATTTGTGGATCCTCTTGGATTGCCGGGCAGACCCTTTTACAG GCATATTATATTTGCTCCTAGCAGCCATAATAAATATGCAGGGGAATCTTTCCCAGGAATCTATGATGCCATGTTTGATATCCAAAATGCTCAGGATGTGCCCAAAGCCTGGGAAGAGGTCAAACGACAAATCAGCATTGCAGCTTTCACTGTCCACGCTGCTGCCATGACTCTTAATTCTCCAGCGTGA